Part of the Pseudoliparis swirei isolate HS2019 ecotype Mariana Trench chromosome 18, NWPU_hadal_v1, whole genome shotgun sequence genome is shown below.
AACCGAGCAGAAAaggcaccgtgtgtgtgtgtgtgtgtgtgtgtgtgtgagcaagcgttatgtgtctatatatatctagGTCTTGTCTTTTTTGTTGATCAACTATACATTCTTGATGATTTAGAAAAATAGAGTGACGATCCAGGAAGCCGCTCCCAGGACGACCTGCAACACGAGACACATCGGAGGGTCAGCGGGGCgccatctttaaaaacaaaacaaaaaaaagtgatgagaAGGCCCCTCACCCAGAGGGTCTAGCTCCGCCCCCCCTTCTTTGTCGACTTTGGCACGACGTCGGCGCTCCGTGGGGCGGCGGGGAACTGCTCGGTGGCGGGCGGCTCCTCCGCCTGTGGTTTCTGAAAAACACGTTAAGGTTAGAAAAGCGTCCTCTGCATGGAATAATACTCCAgatttaatgtaatttatttcAGGGGGGGGGATGAACATGCAGAGGTATTACGATGACTCGTGGGCTCACTTTAGACTTGGACTTGCTCTTGGCCTGAAACAAAGTGGACACCTTGGTTAGAGCTCAACAACTCCCCGTCGCTGTAAGTGACACTAAACCACCTGTAGGGGGCGCCACCGAACACCAACTACAACAGCTCAAAGAATGACGAGGGAAGGAGATGACAAAGGAAAGGAATCGAGGCCGCTGCCAAGGACTCTCGCTGGAGTCTACTTGGGGTGCGCTCTGAGCCCCTCCATCGCTCGTTACCTTTACGTCTAAAGGAATAACCTCGACCCGACCTCTCGGAGATCTCCCGTTGTTTACCTTTGGTTTGTCGGTCTTGAGCTCCATGTGGTCCGGGAGCAAAGTGCCGGACAGCGTCTCCAGAACGGCGCCCGCCATGGGCTAGGAGGGAGCAATGAACACAGGAACACGTCAAACAAACGTATCAAGAGAGGCACCAGCTCACGATGCGTTCAGGTACCGAGCTAAGACACTCATCTGAAACCGTTCAGCGTCAATTGATCATTTAAATTGTGGATTATTAAGAAAAATTAAACACACGACTAACGACATTGTTGTTGTAAAGCTCCCAATCGTAGAGATGGAATTTCTTTGTGTTCTAGAAAAGTGCTATAAaagtctaaataataataattaattaattatttaggtGCAGgcttcttacacattttgaccagtggatttccaggactttaaaccaaatgtccatgaccaaactgaattctcggtataaacatgaaaaatttagaaaatgttgcgcgtctttctttaaaaaaaaaacattatttcaaactcgccgtAAAGAAACATGTGATTAGaacaaatttccaggacttttcccaaacctttatgatgaaagttttttttcttccatgaccattttaaaatcccatgacttttccacgaccgtacgaaccctgtaggtgacccttcttttttttaaaggtcaccGTGCGCTTTAAAAGATGAGGTCAGAGGGTCGGAGGTGTGCTACCTTCAGGGGCTCGGAGTCCAGCACGGGAGGCTGCAGCTTCGTGGCGGCAGGTGCAGCGGCGGGTGCAGCACCGAAGTCACTGGACAGCAGGTCGAGGGCGGTTTTATCGTCCATCGACTTCTACGTAAAAAGAAAGCGGCGCGTGAGTCCCGCCTCCCGCTGCTCCGCCCGTCACGTGGTGCGAGCGCACGTTTACCTCCTTGGGCGCCGCGGCTGCTTCGGCCTTCGCTTCGGCCATTTTCTGTTCAAAAGAAGTCGACGAACACGAGACACGCCGGTTAAAGACGCCTTCATCGCGTGTGGAACTCCGTCCTCtcgtttcattttgtttttctgttccATCAACATTAAAACTAAGATCCAGGAATCATTCTATTCTATAGAGCAGCTGCTTATGCAAATGAGCGCGGAGCTCAAAATCCACAAGCATCGCGAATCTTTACGCAGAACCTGTCTGCAGAACCGCCGGGCGGTTCCGGGCGGTTCCGTGTtaccttcaggtcctcctcggTGGGTCGATACTCGGCCGGCAGCGAGTCGTCTCTCTCGCCCATTTTAATGAGCCGCTCCTCTACGGCCTTCTTCTCCTGCGGAAACAAGACCGAGCGGGTCCAGTTGAAGCATCTTTTCACATTTCACGAGGTTCTCCGGCGACGTTCTCCGGCGACGATCTCCGGGCTCACCTTGACCATGTCCTTGGCGGCGGGCGGGGCGGgctggggggcggggctgaTGTCGTTCAAGGTGTCCGACAGGAGGTCCAGAGCGTCCAGGGCGCCGCTGGCTGAAAGCTGAGCGCACAGACGGACACCGATGTGACGTTCAGGgtttttaaagagagagagtctttaaaagaagagaagaagagaagaagaagctccagCTGCTCTCCAGCGTTTACCTCCGGGGAACATTGTGAGGGAACGTTAACGGAGGACTTCACCGTCGACGCTTTGGAGGAACAAACAAAGTCCGGAGCCAAGGCGTTCAGAACGAAGTTTGTAGAAggctgagggggagagaggatgggagggagggaggggggggggagggagggagagaacagaGTGTGTCAAATCACTGCAGGACTTTTTCAAAAGTTTTTAATCTATCTGCTTCACTTTGTTATTTAGCCGTTCCCCATCcttgatgctaagctaaccggcggCTAGCTGCAGCTTCATGGACCAATGTCCTCGTCAGACTGAGCGTCCTCAacaaagcccctccccccccggccACGTCTCCCAGGAGGAGCAGGTCCTACCTGAGCAGGAGGAGCGGAGGGGGAGGCGGCCGGAGCCGAGGAAGACGTCACGAAGCCTCCGGACAAGATGTCCAGAGCTTCACCGGGACACATGgtgggctgcaggaggaggaggaggaggaggagtcacaccTGAGCATCATCTGGAGGAAACCCAGAACACGTCACCTCCCTGGTCCCGGCCTCACCTCGGGTTCTGGAGCAGGCAGCTTCTTGAGTTCCTCCTCTTTGGACCTGTATTCTGGAGCGATGgagtcctccctctctcccaccaaCACTCCTTTCTCCTTCGTATGTTTGTCCTCCTGCGGATGGATGAGAAGGAGGTGGATACATTACATCCACCCAGAGCCACgggaggcggcgaggaggaggacctaCCGACACCACGTCCTCGGGTCTGAGCTCGGGGAGTTCTGGTCTGGGCGTGTCCTCCGGCAGCGTGTCACAGAGCGCGCTGAGGCGTCCAGAGACATGGCGTCGCCCTGGGAGACGGAGCGCGACATGTTGGGACCGTTTCTCGGTGGCTCTGTAAACACGTGGAGACGTTCTCCTGCAGCTCACCTGCTCCGGCTCCCGCCGGCCGTCAGCGGCGTCCTTTCCCGCGGCGGCTTTCCCCGTTTGGACCGGAGAGGCGAGACACGAGGATAGAGCGGGCTCCACTTTCTGCAGCAGACAACAGAAAGGGCACGACGCGGCACGTTAACGGCTTCAGTCCCCaccgccccccaaaaaaggtatattctgactttttattgaaataacttgCTGTGACGCCTCCCATCTGGGCTTTTACAAATaacagaataaagaaaattgcattcactttcaagtaaaatcaaaatgtgcaatcactttgtagaacgatgcaaataaagttatatacGTGCATAAAagcacacaataaataaaatattgtggctgcaattaagctggatatcttttcaagataacaaAAAGTGCAACTAAAGAAATCAAATATttagcaataaagagttttacatacattttaaaaacaataaatgtgcaATTTGTGCAAAACTAAATTCGTGCAGATATGCGTGCCAAGtgttaaatcttttttaaacgggcttgatacggccactctcaattcaagcttttgttttgaagggcaacaacaGAACAGAAGATCTCACGAGAGTTTTTGCTTTTGGCGAGTCGGCAATAATCTTGTATTcttgataataatgataattactCGTATTTGGGTTTTTTACAAATCGGCCTCCCGCTTTACGGCGAGCGTTTCTGTCCGCAGCCGGATTCCCTCTGACGAAATCTGAACGTGCCGAGATCTGAAGTCATGGGAGTATCCGTGATTTCCAAATGTAACACTGGacccagagaggaggtgagagctcTACCGTGACGGTCGGGAAGTCCAGGCCGGCCTCCAGAGAGAAGTCATCTTCCTTTTTGGTCACCTTGGCTTTCTTACCGGCGGGGGGGCACACGGCCACGGGGGCTTTCTGCAACCGCCCAACAGAGAGGCAGCATTTAAAGAGACGGTACACAGAGGATGGAGTCTGTTTGTGACCTGCAACAGATCTACAGCCTGTTTACCTTTACAGGAGGAGCCTGGACAGCAGGCGCCACTGAAggggtcatgaggtcactgGACAAGAGGCCCAGAGCCTCCCCGGTACCCATGGTGGGCTGCAAGGTGGACACAGAGAgggtcaatatatatatatatataaatgtattatatatatatatacacatataaatatattaatatgcatgtattatatatattatatatacacttacgttcaaaagtttggtgttttccatgtaaactcacacttttatgtatcaaattaatttcaaaatgaatataaaatctagtcaagacaagAGGTTAtacataatgatttttattagggctgtcagcgttaacgcgttaatctatgcgattaatttggcctaacgcactaaaatattttaacgcaattaacgcaaattttttttttttttaaccgcggcagtacggtttgacactttccgtttttaaaacaattatttctccgcgaaaataaggagcataaatcagtttaactcgtggatgaatcagtcgggtttcctcctgctcctccttcctcccgtctccccctctgatacacagaggaacggaggggcgacgtgtcgggtgacgcggcgcggaaagaactcgtcacacgaaaccttcaccatgatttgtcaatccgttcgtaaaacaaccaatgaacactcagtaaatcacaaaggacctcccacctcacaggttaggctcatttagcagcctgtcagtcagagaaccagagaacacggcatgaggacaatgagccttatttcagagctgagattgttctggaatgtttgatgtataacacgtgggggtgtgtcacatgcaaaagactttaaacggtgaatttaatttattttgtaaaatgtataaaatgcccccagcctccagagggttaacgtgacatatgtgaatgtcagtcagttaccaaggccactggttctgctgtgttcagtgttaaagatgacaggaccaatggggtctcaatatatatatattttttactaatctgatgtttcactgaagaaacaatttatcatccacgatattaaatacctcgctggcactgtatatgtaggagcctctttgaaaacacagctctgtgtgaagttttgtctttaaaaagaaggaaaacacttaagcgcgattaatcgcgattaattaatcgcaatttcaaaatgtgcgattaattagttaatttttttaaatcgattgacagccctaatttttattgtaaatattaattttgttcttcttgtggctcaaaggccagttttatagcttctctcaccaaaataactgttttcagctgcgctcacataaaaagggtttaaagggttttctacccctccgctagtcttctaaggcgataacacaatataccattagaacactggagatgggcctctcgtatatatatataaataaataaatattgttttactgTATTTACATTGCAGTGAATGTCCCGGCCTCACCTCGGGTTTTTGAGCAGGCAGCTTCTTGAGTTCCTCCTCTTTGGACCTGTATTCTGGAGGGATGgagtcctccctctctcccaccaaCACTCCTTTCTCCTTCGTGTGTTTGTCCTCCTGTGGATGGATGAGAAGGAGGTGGATACATTACATCCACCCAGAGCCACgggaggcggcgaggaggaggacctaCCGACACCACGTCCTCGGGTCTGAGCTCGGGGAGTTCTGGTCTGGGCGTGTCCTCCGGCAGCGTGTCACAGAGCGCGCTGAGAGCGTCCAGAGACATGGCGTCGCCCTGGGAGACGGAGCGCGACATGTTGGGACCGTTTCTCGGTGGCTCTGTAAACACGTGGAGACGTTCTCCTGCAGCTCACCTGCTCCGGCTCCCGGCGGCCGTCAGCGGCGTCCTTTCCCGTGGCGGCTTTCCCCGTTTGGACCGGAGAGGCGAGACACGAGGATAGAGCGGGCTCCACTTTCTGCAGCAGACAACAGAAAGGGCACGACGCGGCACGTTAACGGCTTCAGGCCCCaccgccccccaaaaaaggtatattctgactttttattgaaataacttgctgtgacgcctcccatctgggctttttcaaataacagaataaagaaaattgcattcactttcaagtaaaatcaaaatgtgcaatcactttgtagaacgatgcaaataaagttatatacGTGCATAAAagcacacaataaataaaatattgtggctgcaattaagctggatatcttttcaagataacaaAAAGTGCAACTAAAGAAATCAAATATttagcaataaagagttttacatacattttaaaaacaataaatgtgcaATTTGTGCAAAACTAAATTCGTGCAGATATGCGTGCCAAGTgttaaatctttttaaaacgggcttgatacggccactctcaattcaagcttttgttttgaagggcaacaacaGAACAGAAGATCTCACGAGAGTTTTTGCTTTTGGCGAGTCGGCAATAATCTTGTATTcttgataataatgataattactCGTATTTGGGTTTTTTACAAATCGGCCTCCCGCTTTACGGCGTTTCTGTCCGCAGCGGATTCCCTCTGACGAAATCTGAACGTGCCGAGATCTGAAGTCATGGGAGTGTCCGTGATTTCCAAATGTAACACTGGacccagagaggaggtgagagctcTACCGTGACGGTCGGGAAGTCCAGGCCGGCCTCCAGAGAGAAGTCATCTTCCTTTTTGGTCACCTTGGCTTTCTTACGGCGGGGGCACACGGCCACGGGGGCTTTCTGCAACCGCCCAACAGAGAGGCAGCATTTAAAGAGACGGTACACAGAGGATGGAGTCTGTTTGTGACCTGCAACAGATCTACAGCCTGTTTACCTTTACAGGAGGAGCCTGGACAGCAGGCGCCACTGAAggggtcatgaggtcactgGACAAGAGGCCCAGAGCCTCCCCGGTACCCATGGTGGGCTGCAAGGTGGACACAGAGAGggtcaatatatataaatgtattatatatatataaatatattatatatatatacacatataaatatattatatattaatatgcatgtattatatatatatattatatacttacgttcaaaagtttggcgttttccatgtaaactcacacttttatgtatcaaattaatttcaaaatgaatataaaatctagtcaagacaagAGGTTAtacataatgatttttattgtaaatattaattttgttcttcttgtggctcaaaggccagttttatagcttctctcaccaaaataactgttttcagctgcgctcacataaaaagggtttaaagggttttctacccctccgctagtcttctaaggcgataacacaatataccattagaacactggagatgggcctctcgtatatatatatatataaataaatattgttttactgTATTTACATTGCAGTGAATGTCCCGGCCTCACCTCGGGTTCTGGAGCAGGCAGCTTCTTGAGTTCCTCCTCTTTGGACCTGTATTCTGGAGCGATGgagtcctccctctctcccaccaaCACTCCTTTCTCCTTCGTGTGTTTGTCCTCCTGCGGATGGATGAGAAGGAGGTGGATACATTACATCCACCCAGAGCCACgggaggcggcgaggaggaggacctaCCGACACCACGTCCTCGGGTCTGAGCTCGGGGAGTTCTGGTCTGGGCGTGTCCTCCGGCAGCGTGTCACAGAGCGCGCTGAGAGCGTCCAGAGACATGGCGTCGCCCTGGGAGACGGAGCGCGACATGTTGGGACCGTTTCTCGGTGGCTCTGTAAACACGTGGAGACGTTCTCCTGCAGCTCACCTGCTCCGGCTCCCGCCGGCCGTCAGCGGCGTCCTTTCCCGCGGCGGCTTTCCCCGTTTGGACCGGAGAGGCGAGACACGAGGATAGAGCGGGCTCCACTTTCTGCAGCAGACAACAGAAAGGGCACGACGCGGCACGTTAACGGCTTCAGGCCCCaccgccccccaaaaaaggtatattctgactttttattgaaataacttgctgtgacgcctcccatctgggctttttcaaataacagaataaagaaaattgcattcactttcaagtaaaatcaaaatgtgcaatcactttgtagaacgatgcaaataaagttatatacGTGCATAAAagcacacaataaataaaatattgtggctgcaattaagctggatatcttttcaagataacaaAAAGTGCAACTAAAGAAATCAAATATttagcaataaagagttttacatacattttaaaaacaataaatgtgcaATTTGTGCAAAACTAAATTAGTGCAGATATGCGTGCCAAGtgttaaatcttttaaaaacgggcttgatacggccactctcaattcaagcttttgttttgaagggcaacaacaGAACAGAAGATCTCACGAGAGTTTTTGCTTTTGGCGAGTCGGCAATAATCTTGTAttcatgataataatgataattactCGTATTTGGGTTTTTTACAAATCGGCCTCCCGCTTTACGGCGAGCGTTTCTGTCCGCAGCCGGATTCCCTCTGACGAAATCTGAACGTGCCGAGATCTGAAGTCATGGGAGTGTCCGTGATTTCCAAATGTAACACTGGacccagagaggaggtgagagctcTACCGTGACGGTCGGGAAGTCCAGGCCGGCCTCCAGAGAGAAGTCATCTTCCTTTTTGGTCACCTTGGCTTTCTTACCGGCGGGGGGGCACACGGCCACGGGGGCTTTCTGCAACCGCCCAACAGAGAGGCAGCATTTAAAGAGACGGTACACAGAGGATGGAGTCTGTTTGTGACCTGCAACAGATCTACAGCCTGTTTACCTTTACAGGAGGAGCCTGGACAGCAGGCGCCACTGAAggggtcatgaggtcactgGACAAGAGGCCCAGAGCCTCCCCGGTACCCATGGTGGGCTGCAAGGTGGACACAGAGAGggtcaatatatataaatgtattatatatatacacatataaatatattatatataaatatgcatgtattatatatatatatattatatatatacttacgttcaaaagtttggtgttttccatgtaaactcacacttttatgtatcaaattaatttcaaaatgaatataaaatctagtcaagacaagaggttataaataatgatttttattgtaaatattaattttgttcttcttgtggctcaaaggccagttttatagcttctctcaccaaaataactgttttcagctgcgctcacataaaaagggtttaaagggttttctacccctccgctagtcttctaaggcgataacacaatataccattagaacactggagatgggcctctcgtatatatatataaataaataaatattgttttactgTATTTACATTGCAGTGAATGTCCCAGCCTCACCTCGGGTTTTTGAGCAGGCAGCTTCTTGAGTTCCTCCTCTTTGGACCTGTATTCTGGAGCGATGgagtcctccctctctcccaccaaCACTCCTTTCTCCTTCGTGTGTTTGTCCTCCTGCGGATGGATGAGAAGGAGGTGGATACATTACATCCACCCAGAGCCACgggaggcggcgaggaggaggacctaCCGACACCACGTCCTCGGGTCTGAGCTCGGGGAGTTCTGGTCTGGGCGTGTCCTCCGGCAGCGTGTCACAGAGCGCGCTGAGAGCGTCCAGAGACATGGCGTCGCCCTGGGAGACGGAGCGCGACATGTTGGGACTGTTTCTCGGTGGCTCTGTAAACACGTGGAGACGTTCTCCTGCAGCTCACCTTCTCCGGCTCCCGCCGGCCGTCAGCGGCGTCCTTTCCCGCGGCGGCTTTCCCCGTTTGGACCGGAGAGGCGAGACACGAGGATAGAGCGGGCTCCACTTTCTGCAGCAGACAACAGAAAGGGCACGACGCGGCACGTTAACGGCTTCAGGCCCCaccgccccccaaaaaaggtatattctgactttttattgaaataacttgctgtgacgcctcccatctgggctttttcaaataacagaataaagaaaattgcattcactttcaagtaaaatcaaaatgtgcaatcactttgtagaacgatgcaaataaagttatatacGTGCATAAAAagcacacaataaataaaatattgtggctgcaattaagctggatatcttttcaagataataacaaaaaGTGCGACTAAAGAAATCAAATTCAAATATTTAGCAATAAAAAgttttacatacattttaaaaacaataaatgtgcaATTTGTGCAAAACTAAATTAGTGCAGATATGCGTGTCAAGTgttaaatctttttaaaacgggcttgatacggccactctcaattcaagcttttgttttgaagggcaacaacaGAACAGAAGATCTCACGAGAGTTTTTGCTTTTGGCGAGTCGGCAATAATCTTGTATTcttgataataatgataattactCGTATTTGGGTTTTTTACAAATCGGCCTCCTGCTTTACGGCGAGCGTTTCTGTCCGCAGCCGGATTCCCTCTGAAGAAATCTGAACGTGCCGAGATCTGAAGTCATGGAAGTGTCCGTGATTTCCAAATGTAACACTGGacccagagaggaggtgagagctcTACCGTGATGGTCGGGATGTCCAGGCCGGCCTCCAGAGAGAAGTCATCTTCCTTTTTGGTCACCTTGGCTTTCTTACC
Proteins encoded:
- the cast gene encoding calpastatin isoform X1; its protein translation is MAYAAYWMSRQGGAAATLPEVHHSSRFYSTQPTSGLSYVQSQPSRDTPKPAAQVSGVKLAAFEKAAPGSGLKPRVVTATSSPVAAAGSTAVGMAGKAKPETTAPPASATVIDMLSAGATFVEMGSSGPRGGPKETKSAAATTTVRADVHKVAPAVEAAGASVRGKKEAAPTKVQVEVPPAAARGAPEVDPFDALASILPSADSIAPRQPVYTGPEVTELNVTSEKGHKTGELDITLPPGYRFEDMSPVPADYKPTDLPKPMSSGEALDSLSDAFMTSSSPAASQRPEKPMSSGDALDSLSDAFMTSSSPTKPQKPEKPMSSGDALDSLSDAFMTSSSPTKPQKPEKKDSFAGVSASSAGPANFAPPPVKTARPPADKKAKMEAAACDFSLMSAMDAKVDTKPETGEGDAMSLDALSALCDTLPEDTPRPELPELRPEDVVSEDKHTKEKGVLVGEREDSIPPEYRSKEEELKKLPAPEPEPTMCPGEALDILSGGFVTSSSAPAASPSAPPAQTKIEDLKALDLLEDVVAPTKVSGVQAPAPPPAKKTPQSTVCPPGAPRVKPEPDKPTMGTGEALGLLSSDLMTPSVAPAVQAPPVKKAPVAVCPPAGKKAKVTKKEDDFSLEAGLDIPTITKVEPALSSCLASPVQTGKAAAGKDAADGRREPEKGDAMSLDALSALCDTLPEDTPRPELPELRPEDVVSEDKHTKEKGVLVGEREDSIAPEYRSKEEELKKLPAQKPEPTMGTGEALGLLSSDLMTPSVAPAVQAPPVKKAPVAVCPPAGKKAKVTKKEDDFSLEAGLDFPTVTKVEPALSSCLASPVQTGKAAAGKDAADGRREPEQGDAMSLDALSALCDTLPEDTPRPELPELRPEDVVSEDKHTKEKGVLVGEREDSIAPEYRSKEEELKKLPAPEPEPTMGTGEALGLLSSDLMTPSVAPAVQAPPVKKAPVAVCPRRKKAKVTKKEDDFSLEAGLDFPTVTKVEPALSSCLASPVQTGKAATGKDAADGRREPEQGDAMSLDALSALCDTLPEDTPRPELPELRPEDVVSEDKHTKEKGVLVGEREDSIPPEYRSKEEELKKLPAQKPEPTMGTGEALGLLSSDLMTPSVAPAVQAPPVKKAPVAVCPPAGKKAKVTKKEDDFSLEAGLDFPTVTKVEPALSSCLASPVQTGKAAAGKDAADGRREPEQGDAMSLDASARSVTRCRRTRPDQNSPSSDPRTWCRRTNIRRRKECWWERGRTPSLQNTGPKRRNSRSCLLQNPSPPCVPVKLWTSCPEAS
- the cast gene encoding calpastatin isoform X4, which gives rise to MGQLLTWIRGPRDGQALQDVSVEQQSQPSRDTPKPAAQVSGVKLAAFEAAPGSGLKPRVVTATSSPVAAAGSTAVGMAGKAKPETTAPPASATVIDMLSAGATFVEMGSSGPRGGPKETKSAAATTTVRADVHKVAPAVEAAGASVRGKKEAAPTKVQVEVPPAAARGAPEVDPFDALASILPSADSIAPRQPVYTGPEVTELNVTSEKGHKTGELDITLPPGYRFEDMSPVPADYKPTDLPKPMSSGEALDSLSDAFMTSSSPAASQRPEKPMSSGDALDSLSDAFMTSSSPTKPQKPEKPMSSGDALDSLSDAFMTSSSPTKPQKPEKKDSFAGVSASSAGPANFAPPPVKTARPPADKKAKMEAAACDFSLMSAMDAKVDTKPETGEGDAMSLDALSALCDTLPEDTPRPELPELRPEDVVSEDKHTKEKGVLVGEREDSIPPEYRSKEEELKKLPAPEPEPTMCPGEALDILSGGFVTSSSAPAASPSAPPAQTKIEDLKALDLLEDVVAPTKVSGVQAPAPPPAKKTPQSTVCPPGAPRVKPEPDKPTMGTGEALGLLSSDLMTPSVAPAVQAPPVKKAPVAVCPPAGKKAKVTKKEDDFSLEAGLDIPTITKVEPALSSCLASPVQTGKAAAGKDAADGRREPEKGDAMSLDALSALCDTLPEDTPRPELPELRPEDVVSEDKHTKEKGVLVGEREDSIAPEYRSKEEELKKLPAQKPEPTMGTGEALGLLSSDLMTPSVAPAVQAPPVKKAPVAVCPPAGKKAKVTKKEDDFSLEAGLDFPTVTKVEPALSSCLASPVQTGKAAAGKDAADGRREPEQGDAMSLDALSALCDTLPEDTPRPELPELRPEDVVSEDKHTKEKGVLVGEREDSIAPEYRSKEEELKKLPAPEPEPTMGTGEALGLLSSDLMTPSVAPAVQAPPVKKAPVAVCPRRKKAKVTKKEDDFSLEAGLDFPTVTKVEPALSSCLASPVQTGKAATGKDAADGRREPEQGDAMSLDALSALCDTLPEDTPRPELPELRPEDVVSEDKHTKEKGVLVGEREDSIPPEYRSKEEELKKLPAQKPEPTMGTGEALGLLSSDLMTPSVAPAVQAPPVKKAPVAVCPPAGKKAKVTKKEDDFSLEAGLDFPTVTKVEPALSSCLASPVQTGKAAAGKDAADGRREPEQGDAMSLDASARSVTRCRRTRPDQNSPSSDPRTWCRRTNIRRRKECWWERGRTPSLQNTGPKRRNSRSCLLQNPSPPCVPVKLWTSCPEAS
- the cast gene encoding calpastatin isoform X7; this translates as MAYAAYWMSRSQPSRDTPKPAAQVSGVKLAAFEKAAPGSGLKPRVVTATSSPVAAAGSTAVGMAGKAKPETTAPPASATVIDMLSAGATFVEMGSSGPRGGPKETKSAAATTTVRADVHKVAPAVEAAGASVRGKKEAAPTKVQVEVPPAAARGAPEVDPFDALASILPSADSIAPRQPVYTGPEVTELNVTSEKGHKTGELDITLPPGYRFEDMSPVPADYKPTDLPKPMSSGEALDSLSDAFMTSSSPAASQRPEKPMSSGDALDSLSDAFMTSSSPTKPQKPEKPMSSGDALDSLSDAFMTSSSPTKPQKPEKKDSFAGVSASSAGPANFAPPPVKTARPPADKKAKMEAAACDFSLMSAMDAKVDTKPETGEGDAMSLDALSALCDTLPEDTPRPELPELRPEDVVSEDKHTKEKGVLVGEREDSIPPEYRSKEEELKKLPAPEPEPTMCPGEALDILSGGFVTSSSAPAASPSAPPAQTKIEDLKALDLLEDVVAPTKVSGVQAPAPPPAKKTPQSTVCPPGAPRVKPEPDKPTMGTGEALGLLSSDLMTPSVAPAVQAPPVKKAPVAVCPPAGKKAKVTKKEDDFSLEAGLDIPTITKVEPALSSCLASPVQTGKAAAGKDAADGRREPEKGDAMSLDALSALCDTLPEDTPRPELPELRPEDVVSEDKHTKEKGVLVGEREDSIAPEYRSKEEELKKLPAQKPEPTMGTGEALGLLSSDLMTPSVAPAVQAPPVKKAPVAVCPPAGKKAKVTKKEDDFSLEAGLDFPTVTKVEPALSSCLASPVQTGKAAAGKDAADGRREPEQGDAMSLDALSALCDTLPEDTPRPELPELRPEDVVSEDKHTKEKGVLVGEREDSIAPEYRSKEEELKKLPAPEPEPTMGTGEALGLLSSDLMTPSVAPAVQAPPVKKAPVAVCPRRKKAKVTKKEDDFSLEAGLDFPTVTKVEPALSSCLASPVQTGKAATGKDAADGRREPEQGDAMSLDALSALCDTLPEDTPRPELPELRPEDVVSEDKHTKEKGVLVGEREDSIPPEYRSKEEELKKLPAQKPEPTMGTGEALGLLSSDLMTPSVAPAVQAPPVKKAPVAVCPPAGKKAKVTKKEDDFSLEAGLDFPTVTKVEPALSSCLASPVQTGKAAAGKDAADGRREPEQGDAMSLDASARSVTRCRRTRPDQNSPSSDPRTWCRRTNIRRRKECWWERGRTPSLQNTGPKRRNSRSCLLQNPSPPCVPVKLWTSCPEAS